One window from the genome of Acidihalobacter ferrooxydans encodes:
- a CDS encoding MerR family transcriptional regulator, which translates to MSSEHNPQPAEEPYYPIRTVANLTGINPVTLRAWERRYALLQPHRTPKGHRLYTRQDIERVRETVMLLKTGIPISQVRTHLDQRAAPIDELPAPAPAQEGSGPWTQYFDRMLAAIERFDDTLLDAVYNEALSLYPVDLVTVRLIQPLLRRLGEQWQTRPGGVAEEHYFSTYLRNRLGARLHHLAPRRARPRVLAACLPGEQHETGLLLFCLIAASRGYGLLMLGANTPFDQVAYAARTGGCDAIVFSATTPPPAEAVGAQLAELVSTVGMPVLLGGHACAGLERTPVASSGVILLGEDLYAAAERLRTLLGPAHD; encoded by the coding sequence GTGAGTTCAGAGCACAATCCACAGCCGGCGGAAGAGCCGTATTACCCGATCCGCACAGTGGCGAATCTGACCGGCATCAATCCGGTTACGCTACGGGCGTGGGAACGGCGCTATGCGCTGTTGCAACCGCACCGCACGCCGAAGGGGCACCGCCTGTACACGCGGCAGGACATCGAGCGGGTTCGCGAGACGGTCATGCTGCTCAAAACAGGTATCCCGATCAGCCAGGTGCGCACGCATCTGGATCAGCGCGCCGCGCCGATTGACGAGCTGCCGGCGCCGGCGCCGGCGCAGGAGGGGAGCGGGCCCTGGACGCAGTATTTCGACCGCATGCTCGCTGCCATCGAACGCTTCGACGACACTTTGCTGGATGCGGTGTACAACGAGGCACTGTCGCTCTATCCGGTCGATCTGGTCACGGTGCGCTTGATCCAGCCGTTGCTCAGACGGCTGGGCGAGCAATGGCAGACGCGCCCCGGCGGGGTGGCCGAGGAGCACTACTTCAGCACCTATCTGCGCAACCGGCTGGGTGCGCGTCTGCATCATCTGGCGCCGCGCCGCGCCAGGCCGCGGGTGCTCGCCGCCTGCCTGCCGGGGGAGCAGCATGAGACGGGCCTGCTGCTGTTCTGTCTGATAGCCGCGTCGCGGGGCTATGGCTTGCTGATGCTCGGCGCGAACACGCCATTCGATCAGGTGGCCTATGCGGCCAGAACCGGTGGCTGCGATGCGATTGTGTTTTCCGCCACGACTCCGCCACCGGCGGAAGCCGTCGGCGCGCAATTGGCCGAACTGGTGAGCACGGTGGGGATGCCGGTGCTGCTCGGCGGCCATGCCTGCGCCGGGTTGGAGCGTACGCCGGTTGCGAGCAGCGGGGTCATCCTGCTCGGCGAGGATCTCTACGCCGCCGCCGAGCGGCTGCGCACTCTGCTGGGGCCGGCGCACGACTGA